Proteins from one Sabethes cyaneus chromosome 2, idSabCyanKW18_F2, whole genome shotgun sequence genomic window:
- the LOC128735991 gene encoding J domain-containing protein CG6693-like yields the protein MPSTLELCEKFYGTKNIYELFAITKNASENDIKKAYYRLSLIVCPDRVEKEDKIEATEKFKVLSKIHSVLSDKDKRALYDAQGIIDEDDEDSLGANSLAMWQQSFKPITSEDISKFEKKFIGSEIEKRDIKKAYLNGKGSMDYMHNCVPFMSCEAEPRIISIVKEMIASGEVPEFKTFTEEPEYKKERRRKKDASEARKAKSIKRQMEDNNSEQQILRCQAERAQKFESLIEKLTLKYSDENTDDAFDIDEYIARGQPGAKNSPLKRLSNKRITKQNKPTS from the exons ATGCCTTCAACGCTTGAGCTTTGTGAAAAATTTTATGGAACTAAAAATATATATGAATTGTTCGCGATAACCAAAAATGCTTCGGAAAACGACA TTAAGAAAGCGTATTATCGTCTCTCGTTGATTGTGTGTCCAGATCGAGTTgagaaagaagacaaaattgaaGCTACCGAAAAATTCAAAGTTCTGAGCAAAATTCACTCGGTTCTCTCAGATAAAGATAAACGTGCTTTGTATGACGCGCAAGGCATTATTGATGAGGACGACGAGGATTCGCTTGGAGCAAATTCGTTAGCGATGTGGCAACAATCTTTTAAACCAATTACCAGCGAAGACATTTCTAAATTTGAAAAGAAGTTTATTGGATCGGAAATAGAAAAAAGAGACATCAAAAAAGCTTATCTGAATGGTAAGGGTTCTATGGATTACATGCACAACTGTGTTCCTTTTATGAGCTGTGAAGCTGAACCTCGGATAATCAGCATTGTCAAAGAAATGATTGCATCTGGCGAAGTTCCTGAATTTAAAACCTTCACTGAGGAACCAGAATATAAAAAAGAGCGACGTCGTAAGAAGGATGCCAGCGAGGCGCGCAAAGCTAAATCTATTAAAAGACAAATGGAAGACAATAATTCGGAACAACAAATTTTACGATGCCAGGCAGAGAGAGCACAAAAATTTGAGTCACTAATTGAAAAGTTGACTTTGAAATATAGCGATGAAAATACAGACGATGCTTTCGATATTGATGAATATATAGCGAGAGGACAACCAGGGGCAAAAAATTCTCCATTAAAAAGACTTTCAAACAAACGGATTACAAAGCAAAATAAACCCACTTCATAA